TAAGTTCAGTCAGATTACCTTCAATTCGGCCAGATGGAAGTTCCACGTTTTCGCTCGCCAGGGAGTTTCGGACATCAAGTGGAGTCAGGTCGTACGCAGCCAGCTTCATAGGATCTAACCAAAGGCGCATCGAGTAGGTTTTATCACCCCATATTTGAACGCTGCTTACACCGTCAATCGTTTGAACCCGCTCTTTAAAATAGTTGATCGCCACATCTGTCAGTTGCAACAGATTCCGTGAATCACTTTTGATATTAAAAAAGAGAATGGGGCGGGCATCAGCATCCGCTTTGGAAACAACAGGCGGATCTGCATCCGGAGGCAGATTTCCTACTGCTCTGGATACTCTGGCCCTCACATCGTTGGCAGCCGTTTCAAGGTCTACTTCCAGGTTAAATTCTACAGTAACCGTACTCCGGCCTTCACGGCTAACCGATGTCAGGTTTTTAATACCGGCAATCCCGTTTATTTCTTCTTCGAGCGGCTCTGTAATCTGGGACTCAATCACCTCAGCATTTGCCCCGATGTAAGATGTACTTACGGTAACAATGGGCGGATCTACAGCCGGATATTCGCGCACGGGCAGGTAGTTAAAGGATATTATCCCAAACAAAATAATGACAATCGAAAAAACGGTAGCCAATACCGGCCGGCGAATACTTAGTGATGATAAACTCATATTACTCCGTTTCTACGTTTCCGATGTTCACAGCCATACCCGGACGAACCTGGAGTAAGCCGGTTGTAAGTACCGTATCGCCTGCTGCTACACCTTCCGTGATTTGTACTTTGGTTTCATTCCTGAGTCCCGTTTGTACCGACTTTGGCTGAACAGTTCCATTTTCAACTACATACACTTTTTGTCCCTGCAGTTCAGGAACCAGCGAGATGGATGGAACCATCATGGCATTATTAATAGTAGAAAGCGTGAGTTCAAGATCTGCAAAAGCGCCCGGCAACAACTGACCTCCTGTATTCGGGCTTTTAGCTCTTACCTGCAACGACCGGGTTTCTGTATCAATTCTGGGTTCTTTGGCATATACATTTGCCGTTAGCGTTTTCGGCATTCCCGATACCGTAAATTCTACTTTATTGCCCACTTCGACCATTGCAGCGTATCGTTCGGGAATAGAAAAATCAATTTTGATAGGATCAATATCCTGTAAAGTAGCAATTCGGGTGCTCGGGGTGATGTAGCTGCCATCACTCACATACTTCAGACCAATTTTCCCGGAGAAAGGAGCGCGGATTTCAGTCTTGGCAATCTGAGCTTCTATAAGCGCTACTTCTGCCCGAAGTACATTTACCTCGTTCAGCGTAGCATCGTACTCTTCCTGACTAATTCCTCCCTTTTCGAGTAGCTGAGTCTGCCTTTTTTCACGGTCTTCAGCCAGATTGAGCCTGAAATCGGCACGATTCAACTGAGCTCTCAGCTCGCTATCATTTATTTTGATGAGTAACTCTCCTTTTTCAACCGACTGACCTTCTTTAAGGTAAATCTCTTCGATCAAACCTGAGCTTTCACTGGCCAGCTCTACTTCTTCATTGGCAAGAAGGGTACCGGTGGTAAAGATATTGTCTTCAATAGTATCGGGCTGAACAACATAGACATCAACAGATAGCGGGCTATTCCGGGAATTGTTTGATGCTGTATTATTTGAGGAGCCTGATATTCCCTCTAACTTTGGATAGGCCAATAAACCCAGGGCAATCAGTATGCCTGCTATGATAAGTATGCGTTTCATTTATTCTGACTGAAAATTTAAAATGGGATGCTAAAGTTAACCTTTGTACAGGTTTTAGCATTCTGTTTTCTTGAAAAGCCTTGTAAAAAAATATACCAGGTTCCTACACTGAATTACATAAAAAAAGCGATGCAGGGATCTTCCCACATCGCTTCCGATAATCAAATACAAATACGTTTAAGCTACCTGAGCTTCCAGCTGCTTGCTTAGGTGAGATTTAGGAACGGCTCCTACTATTTGATCCACAACTTCACCATCTTTGAAAATCAGCAAAGAAGGAATACTGCGGATACCATACTTCACGGAAACTTCCGGATTACTATCCACATCCACTTTTCCAATTTTAGCTTTTCCTTCATATTCACCGGCCAATTCTTCTACAATAGGACCTATCATTCGGCATGGTCCACACCATTCAG
The genomic region above belongs to Gracilimonas sp. and contains:
- the trxA gene encoding thioredoxin, producing MSKPIELTDSNFDEEVLKSDKPVLVDFWAEWCGPCRMIGPIVEELAGEYEGKAKIGKVDVDSNPEVSVKYGIRSIPSLLIFKDGEVVDQIVGAVPKSHLSKQLEAQVA
- a CDS encoding efflux RND transporter periplasmic adaptor subunit — protein: MKRILIIAGILIALGLLAYPKLEGISGSSNNTASNNSRNSPLSVDVYVVQPDTIEDNIFTTGTLLANEEVELASESSGLIEEIYLKEGQSVEKGELLIKINDSELRAQLNRADFRLNLAEDREKRQTQLLEKGGISQEEYDATLNEVNVLRAEVALIEAQIAKTEIRAPFSGKIGLKYVSDGSYITPSTRIATLQDIDPIKIDFSIPERYAAMVEVGNKVEFTVSGMPKTLTANVYAKEPRIDTETRSLQVRAKSPNTGGQLLPGAFADLELTLSTINNAMMVPSISLVPELQGQKVYVVENGTVQPKSVQTGLRNETKVQITEGVAAGDTVLTTGLLQVRPGMAVNIGNVETE